The following proteins come from a genomic window of Coffea arabica cultivar ET-39 chromosome 11c, Coffea Arabica ET-39 HiFi, whole genome shotgun sequence:
- the LOC140016556 gene encoding uncharacterized protein, producing the protein MAPYEALNGRKCRSPIFWDEVGERKILDSTTVSWVEEAVEKVKIIRQRMQTAQSRQKNYADHRRKDLKFEEGDMVFLKVTPLRGTIAAKKGKKLKPRYIGPYRIQSRVGTVAYQLELPNKMSRIHNVLHVSLLNKYHPDPAHILHTEDVELDETLTNGEQPVQILDRKVKELRNKQISLVKILWRNHDVEEAT; encoded by the coding sequence atggcaccgtatgaaGCACTAAATGGACGTAAGTGTCGCTCACCGATCTTTTGGGATGAAGTCGGCGAAAGAAAGATCTTGGATTCGACTACGGTGTCATGGGTAGAAGAAGCAGTAGAGAAAGTTAAAATTATTCGCCAGAGAATGCAGACGGCTCAGAGTCGGCAGAAGAATTACGCCGATCACCGAAGAAAGGATCTAAAGTTCGAGGAGGGGGACATGGTATTTCTCAAGGTAACACCACTCCGAGGAACGATTGCGGCCAAGAAAGGGAAGAAGTTGAAGCCTCGATATATAGGACCGTATAGGATTCAAAGCCGAGTCGGGACAGTGGCGTATCAGTTAGAGTTACCTAATAAAATGTCCCGAATCCATAATGTCTTGCACGTCTCGTTGTTGAACAAGTATCATCCAGATCCCGCACACATCCTACACACAGAGGACGTCGAGTTAGACGAAACCCTCACCAATGGAGAGCAGCCGGTACAAAttttggatcgaaaggtgaaagaACTAAGAAATAAACAGATATCTTTGGtaaagattttatggagaaatcatgaTGTGGAAGAAGCCACCTGA
- the LOC140016557 gene encoding uncharacterized protein: MAPYEALYGRKCRSPIFWDEVGERKILDSTTVLWVEEAVAKVKIIRQRMQTAQSRQKSYADHRRKDLKFEEGDMVFLKVTPLRGTIAAKKGKKLKPRYIGPYRIQSRVGTVAYQLDLPSKMSRIHNVFHVSLLKKYHPDPAHIRHTEDVELDETLTYGEQPVQILDRKVKELRNKQISLVKILWRNHDVEETT, translated from the coding sequence atggcaccgtatgaaGCATTATATGGACGTAAGTGTCGCTCACCTATCTTTTGGGATGAAGTCGGCGAAAGAAAGATCTTGGATTCGACTACGGTGCTATGGGTAGAAGAAGCAGTAGCAAAAGTTAAAATTATTCGCCAGAGAATGCAGACGGCTCAAAGTCGGCAGAAGAGTTACGCCGATCACCGAAGAAAGGATCTAAAGTTCGAGGAGGGGGACATGGTATTTCTCAAGGTAACACCACTCCGAGGAACGATTGCGGCCAAGAAAGGGAAGAAGTTGAAGCCTCGATATATAGGACCGTATAGGATTCAAAGCCGAGTCGGGACAGTGGCGTATCAGTTAGACTTACCTAGTAAAATGTCCCGAATCCATAATGTCTTCCACGTCTCGTTGttgaagaagtatcatccagatccAGCACACATCCGACACACAGAGGACGTCGAGTTAGACGAAACCCTCACTTATGGAGAGCAGCCGGTACAAAttttggatcgaaaggtgaaagaACTAAGAAATAAACAGATATCTTTGGtaaagattttatggagaaatcatgaTGTGGAGGAAACCACCTAG